One Thioclava electrotropha DNA segment encodes these proteins:
- a CDS encoding phenylacetate--CoA ligase family protein, which translates to MSTIPGAENLSRAELQPEIERRWQAQRAHVVAHSAFYQRLWQGRRPPEDLRDLPEMPLSDKSQLRISQAEHPPFGDYFAATRSTANRLHRTSGTTGQAMNLALSARDALVTQEVGGRCHRSAGLTAEHTVVHCLNYQMWMGGLTDHMTLEATGALVVPFGVGSTELLIQTIREVGITAISCTPSYPSVLERVIAEKHPGLTPRDLGLKLGLFGGEPGLDDPAFRARLRETWGMEPRNANYGVSDVFSNFAAECPHDTKLHFMAADVLHPELIDPDTEAPIPLEAGARGELVLTHLVRDCQPLVRFRTGDIITIGETEPCACGCTGFRFSVVGRSDDMVVVRGLNMFPSMVAAVLNEIPELSGDYRITLDTPPPYDTLPVSAELAEGVHATPDLARKVEQRIKSKLGATASVTLLPAHSFPRTEGKTKRVIRSFQ; encoded by the coding sequence ATGAGCACCATTCCCGGCGCCGAGAACCTCTCCCGCGCGGAGCTGCAGCCCGAGATCGAACGCCGCTGGCAGGCTCAGCGCGCCCATGTCGTCGCGCATTCCGCCTTCTACCAAAGGCTCTGGCAAGGGCGCAGGCCACCCGAAGACCTGCGCGACCTGCCCGAAATGCCGCTCTCCGACAAATCGCAACTGCGGATCTCGCAGGCCGAGCATCCGCCCTTCGGCGACTACTTCGCCGCCACGCGCAGCACCGCCAACCGCCTGCATCGGACGTCGGGCACCACCGGTCAGGCCATGAACCTCGCCCTGTCGGCCCGCGACGCGTTGGTGACGCAGGAGGTCGGCGGGCGTTGTCACCGCTCTGCGGGGCTGACGGCGGAGCATACGGTGGTGCATTGCCTCAATTACCAGATGTGGATGGGCGGGCTGACCGATCACATGACGCTGGAGGCGACGGGCGCGCTGGTCGTGCCCTTCGGCGTCGGCTCGACCGAGCTGCTGATCCAGACGATCCGCGAGGTCGGCATCACCGCGATTTCCTGCACGCCCTCCTATCCTTCCGTCCTCGAGCGGGTCATCGCCGAGAAACACCCCGGACTGACGCCGCGCGATCTGGGCCTCAAGCTGGGTCTGTTCGGCGGCGAGCCCGGCCTTGACGACCCCGCCTTCCGCGCCCGCCTGCGCGAGACCTGGGGGATGGAGCCGCGCAACGCGAATTACGGCGTCTCGGACGTCTTCTCGAACTTCGCGGCGGAATGTCCGCATGACACGAAGCTGCATTTCATGGCCGCCGACGTGCTGCATCCCGAGCTGATCGACCCCGATACCGAAGCGCCGATCCCGCTGGAGGCCGGGGCGCGCGGCGAATTGGTTCTGACCCACCTCGTGCGCGACTGCCAGCCGCTGGTGCGGTTCCGCACGGGCGACATCATCACCATCGGCGAGACCGAGCCCTGCGCCTGCGGCTGCACCGGGTTTCGTTTCTCGGTCGTCGGGCGCTCCGATGACATGGTGGTCGTGCGGGGCCTGAACATGTTCCCCTCGATGGTCGCCGCCGTGCTCAACGAAATCCCCGAGCTTTCGGGAGACTATCGCATCACCCTCGACACGCCCCCGCCCTATGACACCCTGCCGGTCAGCGCGGAACTGGCGGAAGGGGTGCATGCAACGCCCGATCTGGCGCGCAAGGTGGAGCAGCGGATCAAGTCGAAACTGGGTGCGACGGCGAGCGTCACCCTGCTGCCCGCCCACAGCTTCCCGCGCACCGAGGGCAAGACCAAACGCGTCATCCGGAGTTTCCAATGA
- a CDS encoding TetR/AcrR family transcriptional regulator: protein MTSTLANASQDAAVFSFPEHLATTSAGRPKGERTRAQLQIAACKVLQDGGPQGLTVAEICKAAGVSNGTFYLYFKDRNALLDSLLRGFVAFLQLAMRAASEREGHDAPRAATRAYLRLFERNSGLMRSLIHPTDGFPEAQAAFQTLNREWIEAVVASVERRQRQEGKMAPPRDELLRRAYALGGMVDQYLSNLLLAKDPALIEISQDRDAVLETLSLLWDRGMTA, encoded by the coding sequence GTGACCTCCACCCTCGCAAATGCGTCGCAGGACGCCGCCGTGTTCTCTTTCCCGGAGCATCTTGCCACGACCAGCGCCGGACGCCCGAAGGGAGAGCGCACCCGAGCCCAGCTTCAGATCGCCGCCTGCAAGGTTTTGCAAGACGGCGGGCCGCAGGGCCTCACCGTCGCGGAGATCTGCAAGGCAGCCGGCGTCTCGAACGGCACGTTTTACCTCTACTTCAAGGATCGCAACGCCCTGCTCGACAGCCTGCTTCGGGGGTTCGTGGCCTTCCTTCAACTGGCGATGAGGGCGGCGAGCGAACGCGAGGGCCATGATGCGCCGCGCGCGGCGACCCGCGCCTATCTCCGTCTGTTCGAGCGAAATAGCGGGTTGATGCGCAGCCTGATCCACCCGACCGACGGCTTCCCCGAAGCGCAGGCGGCGTTTCAGACGCTGAACCGGGAATGGATCGAGGCGGTGGTCGCCTCCGTGGAACGCAGGCAGCGGCAGGAGGGCAAGATGGCGCCCCCGCGCGACGAATTGCTGCGCCGCGCCTATGCGCTGGGGGGCATGGTCGATCAATACCTCTCCAACCTTCTTCTGGCGAAGGACCCGGCCCTGATCGAGATATCGCAGGACCGCGATGCGGTGCTGGAGACTCTTTCGCTGCTCTGGGACCGGGGGATGACGGCATGA
- a CDS encoding MBL fold metallo-hydrolase: MARNRYYSGPVTDHFDGERFHPHGQPSTDRSFRDILKWHREGQRARWPKHVPVAPSVPPERSEDARLTMVGHASVLIQVAGLNLLTDPVWSERASPLRFAGPRRVTAPGVAFDTLPPIDAVLISHNHYDHLDTVTLRKLHARHRPKMIMPLGTDATVRRAVRGAQIETGDWHDRIALTSEVSVTLTPANHWSARGLGDRRMALWSGFWIDTPQSRIWFAGDTGYGDGALFRDIRARHGAPDIAVIPIGAYEPRWFMQPQHVAPEEAVRIFTDIGPTQALGCHWGTFQLTDEPREEPPALLGRSLAASGIAAERFLPFAPGEVYLAPSTT, encoded by the coding sequence ATGGCACGTAACCGCTACTATTCCGGCCCGGTCACGGACCATTTCGACGGCGAGCGGTTTCACCCGCATGGCCAGCCCTCTACCGATCGCTCCTTTCGCGATATTCTCAAATGGCACCGCGAGGGGCAGCGGGCGCGCTGGCCCAAGCATGTCCCTGTCGCGCCGAGCGTGCCGCCCGAGCGCAGCGAGGACGCACGGCTGACCATGGTCGGCCATGCCTCGGTGCTCATTCAGGTCGCGGGGCTAAACCTGCTGACCGATCCGGTCTGGTCGGAGCGCGCGAGCCCGCTGCGCTTTGCCGGGCCCCGGCGCGTCACCGCGCCCGGTGTCGCCTTCGACACTCTCCCGCCGATCGACGCGGTTCTGATCAGCCATAACCATTACGACCATCTCGACACCGTCACTTTGCGCAAGCTGCATGCGCGCCACCGCCCGAAGATGATTATGCCGCTGGGCACGGATGCGACGGTGCGACGGGCGGTCCGCGGGGCGCAGATCGAGACCGGGGATTGGCACGACCGCATCGCGCTGACTTCCGAGGTCTCGGTCACGCTGACGCCTGCGAACCACTGGTCGGCGCGCGGTCTCGGGGATCGCCGCATGGCGCTCTGGAGCGGGTTCTGGATCGACACGCCGCAGAGCCGGATCTGGTTCGCGGGCGATACCGGCTATGGCGACGGGGCGCTCTTTCGCGATATCCGCGCCCGGCACGGCGCGCCGGACATCGCGGTGATCCCGATCGGGGCCTATGAGCCGCGCTGGTTCATGCAGCCCCAGCATGTGGCGCCCGAAGAGGCCGTGCGCATCTTCACCGATATCGGCCCCACGCAGGCGCTTGGCTGTCATTGGGGGACGTTCCAGCTGACCGACGAGCCGCGCGAAGAGCCGCCCGCCCTGCTGGGGCGCAGCCTTGCGGCGTCCGGGATCGCGGCGGAGCGCTTCCTCCCCTTCGCCCCGGGCGAGGTCTATCTGGCACCTTCCACGACCTGA